One Echinicola strongylocentroti DNA window includes the following coding sequences:
- a CDS encoding GlxA family transcriptional regulator, producing MKRLTILVPEGQNNLSSIVGPLKIFSRANAYRKEHTGEELFIIELAGQSTSTKFYGELFTVNPHKNISSIDQTDLIIIPSLNHNYHAALENNELLIQWLIKQYKQGAEIASICTGAFLLAASGLLQDKTCSTHWAAADTFREMFPKTNLKSDRLITDENGIYTNGGAYSFLNLMIYLIEKHFDRQTAIFCSKVFQIEMDRNSQSEFAIFTGQKSHGDEMVCQAQQYMESQLHKKISMEHLSSKYAVSRRTFDRRFIKATGNTPLEYLQRLKIEAAKKALETSRKTINEVMYEVGYSDTKAFREVFRKITGITPQHYRNKYNKEVAL from the coding sequence ATGAAGCGCCTGACCATTCTAGTTCCTGAAGGACAAAACAATCTAAGCAGTATTGTCGGACCACTGAAGATTTTTTCACGGGCCAACGCTTACAGAAAAGAACATACCGGAGAAGAATTATTTATCATAGAACTTGCAGGCCAATCTACTTCCACAAAATTCTACGGGGAGCTATTTACTGTCAATCCTCACAAAAATATTTCTTCCATTGATCAAACAGACCTTATCATCATCCCATCGCTCAACCATAATTATCATGCAGCGCTTGAAAATAACGAACTACTTATCCAATGGCTCATCAAACAGTACAAGCAGGGAGCTGAAATTGCAAGCATTTGCACCGGTGCTTTTCTACTGGCTGCTTCAGGATTACTTCAGGACAAAACCTGCTCTACCCATTGGGCTGCTGCAGACACGTTTAGAGAAATGTTTCCAAAAACAAACTTGAAGTCGGATCGGTTGATCACTGATGAAAATGGCATCTATACTAATGGTGGAGCATATTCTTTCTTGAACTTGATGATTTATCTGATCGAAAAACATTTTGACCGTCAAACGGCCATTTTTTGCTCCAAGGTTTTCCAAATTGAGATGGATCGAAACAGTCAGTCTGAATTTGCCATCTTTACTGGCCAAAAATCCCATGGTGATGAAATGGTCTGCCAAGCGCAGCAATACATGGAATCCCAACTCCACAAGAAAATTTCCATGGAACATTTATCTTCCAAATACGCTGTCAGCAGACGGACCTTTGACAGGCGATTTATCAAGGCCACTGGAAATACCCCGTTGGAATACCTGCAACGGCTAAAAATAGAAGCAGCCAAAAAAGCCCTCGAAACCAGTAGAAAAACCATTAACGAAGTGATGTATGAGGTGGGCTATTCAGACACCAAAGCCTTTCGGGAAGTCTTCCGAAAAATCACTGGCATTACCCCGCAACACTACCGCAATAAATACAACAAAGAAGTAGCCTTATAA
- a CDS encoding DUF1801 domain-containing protein: MKDLQITSDPAVEQVFDQYPVHVRPKMEGLRILVRETAREMEGVGQLEETLRWGEPSFITKKGSTLRMDWKAKQPDRYALYFKCTSKLVPSFRMAYQDIFTFEGTRAIVFQLDDKVPKEELKQCIRAALAYHKVKHLPLLGLGL, from the coding sequence ATGAAAGATCTCCAAATAACTTCCGATCCAGCTGTGGAGCAGGTTTTTGACCAGTATCCTGTCCATGTGAGGCCAAAGATGGAGGGGCTGAGAATATTGGTGAGGGAGACCGCTCGGGAGATGGAAGGAGTGGGGCAGCTTGAAGAAACCCTGCGGTGGGGAGAGCCTAGTTTTATCACCAAAAAAGGCAGTACGTTACGGATGGATTGGAAGGCAAAACAGCCAGACCGATATGCGTTATATTTTAAATGTACCAGTAAATTGGTTCCCAGTTTTAGGATGGCCTATCAGGATATTTTTACCTTTGAAGGCACAAGGGCCATCGTTTTTCAGCTGGATGACAAAGTCCCAAAGGAAGAGCTGAAACAATGCATCCGGGCGGCCTTGGCCTATCATAAAGTGAAGCATTTGCCGTTGTTGGGTTTGGGATTATAA
- a CDS encoding SRPBCC family protein — MDEQSFATSILVDESPEVVFNAINDPRGWWSLQIEGATDQLGGEFFYHYKDVHLSKMKVVEHVANKKIVWLVTENSFNFVEDKTEWVGSKIIFEIEQKDRLTQLKFTHAGLVPAFECYKVCEEAWTNYIENSLYKYITEGKGDPNLKDDEGYNAELAEKWKLDE; from the coding sequence ATGGATGAGCAAAGTTTTGCAACGTCAATTTTAGTGGATGAATCTCCAGAGGTAGTTTTCAATGCCATCAATGATCCACGTGGCTGGTGGTCATTGCAAATAGAAGGGGCTACTGATCAGCTAGGTGGGGAGTTTTTTTACCATTACAAGGATGTCCATCTATCAAAAATGAAGGTGGTGGAGCATGTTGCCAACAAGAAAATAGTGTGGCTTGTAACAGAAAACAGCTTTAACTTTGTCGAGGACAAAACAGAGTGGGTAGGCTCTAAAATTATCTTTGAAATAGAACAAAAAGACCGTTTAACACAGCTGAAATTTACTCATGCTGGACTAGTACCTGCATTCGAATGCTATAAAGTTTGTGAAGAGGCTTGGACGAATTACATAGAAAACAGCCTATACAAGTATATTACAGAAGGTAAGGGAGATCCAAATCTTAAGGATGATGAAGGTTATAATGCTGAATTGGCGGAAAAGTGGAAACTGGATGAGTGA
- a CDS encoding AAA family ATPase, which produces MHQDKIQDAIKEVRKVVVGQDRMVNRLLIGLFTNGHILLEGVPGLAKTLTVNTLAKVLHLDFNRIQFTPDLLPADLIGTMIYNQQNGDFEVKKGPIFSNLILADEVNRSPAKVQSALLEAMQEKQVTIGETTFQLDRPFLVLATQNPVDQEGTYPLPEAQVDRFMMKVHIDYPGKADELEVMRRMANMSFSSEVQPILSKEDVFDIRDKINQVQISEPLENYIIELVFATRFPEEYGLKEEAKYIQFGVSPRASINLNLASRAVAFMDGRDYVLPEDIKEIAEDVLNHRIILNYEAEADNVNTRDLIQIILDKIPINKSVTLK; this is translated from the coding sequence ATGCATCAGGATAAGATTCAGGACGCGATCAAGGAGGTCAGAAAAGTGGTAGTGGGGCAGGATCGAATGGTCAATCGGCTGTTGATCGGGCTTTTTACCAATGGGCATATTTTATTGGAAGGTGTGCCGGGGCTGGCCAAGACCTTGACGGTCAATACGCTTGCCAAAGTCCTTCACCTTGACTTTAACCGTATCCAGTTTACCCCCGATTTATTACCAGCTGACCTCATCGGAACGATGATCTATAATCAGCAGAATGGCGATTTCGAAGTGAAGAAGGGGCCTATCTTTTCCAATCTTATCTTGGCCGATGAGGTAAACCGTTCTCCTGCCAAGGTACAGTCGGCACTGCTGGAGGCCATGCAGGAAAAGCAGGTGACCATCGGTGAGACGACCTTCCAGCTGGACAGGCCGTTTTTAGTATTGGCTACCCAAAACCCCGTGGATCAAGAAGGTACCTACCCGCTGCCAGAAGCGCAGGTGGATCGATTCATGATGAAGGTGCACATTGACTACCCGGGCAAAGCCGATGAGCTGGAAGTGATGCGGAGAATGGCCAATATGAGTTTTAGCTCAGAAGTACAGCCGATTCTATCCAAGGAGGACGTTTTTGACATCAGGGACAAGATCAACCAAGTGCAGATATCCGAGCCATTGGAAAACTATATTATAGAACTGGTATTTGCTACGCGTTTCCCAGAAGAGTATGGGCTGAAGGAAGAAGCCAAGTACATCCAGTTTGGGGTGTCTCCACGGGCGAGTATCAATCTTAACCTCGCATCCAGGGCGGTAGCCTTTATGGATGGCAGGGATTATGTGCTCCCTGAGGACATCAAAGAAATCGCAGAAGATGTGCTCAACCACCGGATTATTCTTAATTATGAAGCCGAAGCCGACAATGTGAACACCAGGGATTTGATCCAGATTATCTTGGATAAGATACCAATTAACAAATCCGTAACATTGAAATAG
- a CDS encoding lipopolysaccharide kinase InaA family protein has translation MRKIIQVNSKFKHLRGYLEEIPDKFGQRGEVIYDLRNQVRIDEVNGVKLVIKSFRKIYLANRLIYAYFRPTKAKRAFEYGRLLQEHGINTPEPVAYIDCLENGMLRAGYFVSLYTDYQPLSSFDASDAGRARALLDSLAHFTIKLHQNRIFHEDYTLSNVLYQEQDGGFDFTLIDNNRLKFASINEKLAAKSLNRLGFQPEMLTYLVRRYAEISGMDALKELKLFYDYKYETSLKYQTKNKLKRLRNLLWDREKLESPC, from the coding sequence ATGCGAAAAATTATACAAGTAAATAGCAAGTTTAAGCATTTAAGGGGCTATTTGGAGGAAATCCCGGATAAATTTGGACAGCGGGGGGAAGTGATCTATGACCTGCGCAATCAAGTCCGGATCGATGAGGTGAACGGTGTGAAATTAGTCATCAAATCTTTCCGAAAGATATACTTGGCCAATAGATTGATTTATGCCTACTTCCGACCTACCAAGGCCAAAAGGGCCTTTGAATATGGTCGTTTGCTGCAGGAGCACGGGATCAATACGCCCGAACCTGTGGCCTATATAGACTGCTTAGAAAATGGGATGCTGAGAGCGGGGTATTTCGTGTCACTGTACACGGATTACCAACCGCTTTCATCATTTGATGCTTCCGATGCAGGTAGGGCGAGGGCCTTGCTGGACAGTCTGGCTCATTTTACGATCAAACTTCACCAGAACAGGATTTTTCATGAGGATTATACACTCAGCAATGTTCTCTATCAGGAGCAAGACGGGGGATTTGATTTTACCTTAATTGACAATAACAGGCTGAAGTTTGCTTCCATCAATGAGAAGCTGGCTGCGAAGAGCCTCAACCGCCTTGGTTTTCAGCCAGAAATGCTGACCTATTTGGTGCGGCGGTATGCCGAAATCAGTGGGATGGATGCACTGAAGGAATTGAAGCTTTTTTATGATTACAAATACGAAACCAGCCTGAAGTACCAGACAAAGAATAAACTGAAAAGACTGAGGAATCTCTTGTGGGATAGGGAAAAGTTGGAGTCACCTTGTTGA
- a CDS encoding efflux RND transporter permease subunit produces MQITKISIQRSTIVVVLFTILTLLGIFSYTQMSYELLPKFSPNVVTVSTVYPGAAPSEVENSVTRKLEDALAALEGIDVMKATSLESFSIITIELDDDVNVDLILQDAQREIDAVLGDLPEDVDPPSLGKFSLDDMPIMQMGAYSNLTATEFYDLMDQRIQPMISQIDGVAQVNLLGGAEREIKVNLDQNKLNTYGISPLQVNQAIAQANLDFPTGKLKSDKEQILIRLAGKFTNVNEIGELVVTYTNGSAIKIKDVAEVVDSNKDEEILSRLNGNSAIGISIQKQSDANAVDVAERVNEALAQLETTYAGNELKFEISQDSSEFTLEAANAVIHDLIIAVVLVAVIMLLFLHSFRNAVIVMIAVPASIIATFTVMYLAGFTLNLMSLLALSLVVGILVDDAIVVIENIYRHMEKGKSAIQASYDGIREIGGTVTSITLVIVVVFVPLAMTGGLISGILTQFSITVAVATMMSLLVAFTLIPLLTSRFSKLEHLNPNSVFGKIVNGFEGMLDGFVAWLTGILKWSFNHKIITLVVTFALFISSFLLVGFGFIGSEFVSEGDKGEFIVRLELPKSATLEETNFTTREAENFLTKKSLVSSVFTTVGQTTGGMSGSQSTPYAAEITVKMVDAEKRNVTAPEFAKEMEIALEESIIGAEFTAVPIAITGTANDAPIQIVLSGPDLDTLRSFSQKVLAEVESVSGTRKAETSLEEGNPEIRVEVDRAKMADLGLNMSMVGGTMQVAFNGNTDTQYRDGDYEYDINIRMDEFDRKSVADIENLAFVNNVGQTVLLKQFASAIPSEGPSELNRQDRITSVTVQSQVSGRPTGTVGAEIQERIAKLDLPKEVTIAYEGDMKMQEEGFGSLGIALLASVLLIYLIMVALYDNYVFPLVVMFSLPLAVIGALLALALSSSALSIFSILGLIMLMGLVAKNAILLVDFTNQLKAAGLEVKAALIKAVEIRFRPILMTTLAMVFGMLPIAMASGAGAEWKNGLAWALIGGLISSMFLTMVVVPVIYYIFDRILARFGKDQKKEIVIEETELSESESEVAEYV; encoded by the coding sequence ATGCAGATTACAAAAATATCCATACAACGGTCCACCATTGTGGTGGTGCTGTTTACGATTTTGACCTTGCTGGGGATTTTTTCCTATACCCAGATGTCTTACGAGCTGCTGCCAAAGTTCAGTCCCAACGTGGTAACGGTATCCACCGTCTATCCCGGAGCGGCACCTTCTGAGGTAGAAAACTCCGTGACCAGAAAACTCGAAGATGCCCTGGCGGCACTGGAAGGTATTGATGTGATGAAAGCCACTTCATTGGAGAGCTTCTCGATCATTACCATCGAGCTGGATGACGATGTGAATGTGGACCTGATCCTGCAGGATGCCCAACGGGAGATCGATGCTGTCTTGGGCGATTTGCCAGAGGACGTGGATCCACCATCTTTGGGCAAATTCAGTTTGGATGATATGCCCATCATGCAGATGGGAGCGTATTCCAACTTGACAGCAACGGAGTTTTACGACCTGATGGATCAGCGGATCCAACCGATGATCTCACAGATCGACGGTGTGGCACAGGTAAACCTCCTTGGTGGTGCTGAGCGGGAGATCAAGGTAAATCTGGATCAGAACAAACTCAATACCTATGGGATCTCGCCCCTTCAAGTCAATCAGGCCATAGCACAGGCCAATCTTGATTTTCCTACGGGAAAACTGAAGAGCGATAAAGAGCAGATCCTGATCCGTTTGGCAGGTAAATTCACCAATGTAAATGAGATCGGGGAGCTGGTAGTGACCTACACCAATGGGTCTGCTATCAAGATCAAGGATGTGGCCGAAGTGGTCGATTCCAACAAGGACGAGGAAATTCTCAGTAGGCTAAATGGCAACAGTGCCATTGGTATCAGTATCCAAAAACAGTCGGATGCCAATGCCGTGGATGTGGCCGAGCGGGTGAATGAGGCATTGGCCCAGCTGGAGACTACCTATGCAGGTAATGAACTGAAATTTGAGATTTCGCAGGACAGCTCAGAGTTTACCCTCGAAGCAGCCAATGCAGTGATCCATGATTTGATTATTGCGGTAGTGCTGGTAGCGGTGATTATGTTGTTGTTTTTGCACAGTTTTAGGAACGCCGTTATTGTGATGATTGCCGTTCCGGCTTCCATTATTGCCACCTTTACAGTGATGTACTTGGCAGGATTTACACTGAACCTGATGAGTTTGCTGGCCCTGTCGCTGGTAGTGGGTATTCTGGTGGATGATGCCATTGTGGTAATCGAAAACATCTACCGACACATGGAAAAAGGCAAGTCGGCCATCCAGGCTTCTTATGACGGGATTCGTGAAATCGGTGGTACGGTGACCTCCATTACTTTGGTAATTGTAGTGGTATTTGTGCCCTTGGCAATGACAGGCGGATTGATTTCGGGTATCCTTACACAGTTTAGTATCACGGTGGCGGTGGCCACGATGATGAGTTTGCTGGTAGCCTTTACCTTAATCCCCTTGTTGACCTCTCGCTTTTCTAAGTTGGAGCATCTTAACCCAAACAGTGTATTTGGAAAGATTGTCAATGGCTTTGAAGGGATGTTGGATGGCTTTGTCGCTTGGTTGACGGGGATTTTGAAATGGTCATTTAACCATAAGATCATTACCCTAGTGGTGACCTTTGCGTTGTTTATTTCTTCGTTTCTTTTGGTGGGATTTGGTTTTATCGGAAGTGAATTTGTCAGTGAAGGAGATAAGGGAGAGTTTATTGTCCGATTGGAATTACCCAAATCGGCAACCTTGGAGGAGACCAACTTTACTACCCGTGAGGCAGAAAACTTCCTGACCAAAAAATCACTGGTCAGCAGCGTATTTACGACAGTGGGACAGACTACAGGTGGAATGTCAGGAAGCCAATCCACACCCTATGCTGCTGAAATCACCGTCAAGATGGTCGATGCAGAAAAGAGGAACGTCACCGCTCCGGAGTTTGCCAAAGAAATGGAGATCGCCCTAGAGGAGAGTATCATCGGCGCGGAATTTACCGCCGTACCAATAGCCATCACCGGTACAGCCAATGACGCCCCTATCCAGATTGTACTTTCAGGACCTGATTTGGATACGTTAAGGAGTTTTTCCCAAAAAGTACTGGCTGAGGTAGAAAGTGTTTCCGGTACCCGAAAGGCAGAAACTTCCCTGGAAGAAGGTAATCCAGAGATTCGCGTGGAAGTGGACCGGGCAAAAATGGCCGATCTGGGCTTAAACATGTCCATGGTAGGCGGTACGATGCAGGTAGCCTTTAACGGTAATACGGACACCCAATACCGTGATGGGGATTATGAGTATGACATCAATATCCGTATGGATGAATTTGATAGAAAATCCGTGGCTGATATTGAAAACCTGGCCTTTGTCAATAATGTGGGGCAGACGGTTTTACTTAAACAGTTTGCCAGTGCCATCCCTTCTGAGGGACCTAGTGAGCTAAACCGTCAGGATAGGATTACTTCAGTAACAGTGCAGTCGCAAGTGTCCGGCAGACCTACGGGTACCGTCGGTGCGGAGATACAAGAGCGGATAGCTAAGCTGGATCTGCCCAAAGAAGTGACGATCGCTTATGAAGGGGATATGAAAATGCAGGAAGAAGGATTTGGCAGCTTGGGAATCGCCTTGCTAGCTTCCGTTCTACTGATTTATCTGATCATGGTGGCGCTTTATGACAACTACGTTTTTCCTCTCGTGGTGATGTTCTCTTTGCCGCTAGCGGTGATAGGTGCGCTGCTGGCATTGGCATTGTCCAGCTCTGCCTTGAGTATATTCAGTATCCTAGGCCTGATCATGCTGATGGGGTTGGTGGCAAAGAACGCTATTTTATTGGTGGATTTTACCAACCAACTGAAAGCAGCTGGCCTGGAAGTAAAAGCGGCTTTGATCAAGGCGGTAGAAATTCGTTTCCGACCGATTTTGATGACCACATTAGCGATGGTATTTGGTATGCTGCCGATCGCCATGGCCTCAGGAGCAGGTGCTGAGTGGAAGAATGGGCTTGCTTGGGCATTGATCGGTGGTTTGATCTCCTCCATGTTCCTGACCATGGTCGTGGTGCCAGTAATCTATTACATCTTTGACCGTATCCTGGCGCGCTTTGGCAAAGACCAGAAAAAAGAAATTGTCATCGAAGAAACTGAGCTTTCCGAGTCTGAATCCGAGGTGGCCGAATATGTTTAA
- a CDS encoding pseudouridine synthase — translation MMFRYFVIYKPFGILSQFSGEAHTLKTLGDFPKDVYPVGRLDKDSEGLLLITNDKVLNHYLLNPQFAHQRTYLAQVEGVPDEEALRALQSGVPIKVDGKVYKTKPAKATLKKSAPLIPERDPPIRYRKTVPDSWVELILIEGKNRQVRKMTAAVDHPTLRLVRWSMEQMNIEGFEVGEVRELEQEAIYTLLKVNPSKLQVKTKAGARSNKKPSHQKRRKGR, via the coding sequence ATGATGTTCCGATATTTTGTGATTTATAAACCGTTTGGCATCCTGAGCCAGTTTAGTGGGGAAGCCCATACCTTAAAGACCCTAGGGGATTTTCCCAAGGATGTATATCCCGTAGGAAGATTGGACAAGGACAGCGAGGGGCTCCTGCTGATCACCAATGACAAGGTGCTCAATCATTACTTGCTCAATCCTCAGTTTGCTCACCAGCGCACGTACCTGGCTCAGGTGGAGGGCGTTCCTGACGAGGAAGCATTGCGAGCACTCCAGAGCGGAGTCCCCATCAAGGTGGACGGGAAAGTGTACAAGACAAAACCTGCCAAAGCCACGTTAAAAAAAAGTGCTCCCCTTATACCCGAAAGGGACCCTCCTATTCGTTATCGTAAGACAGTTCCCGATTCTTGGGTGGAGCTGATCCTGATAGAAGGGAAAAACCGCCAAGTCCGTAAGATGACAGCTGCAGTGGATCATCCCACCCTTCGCTTGGTGAGGTGGTCCATGGAGCAAATGAACATCGAAGGCTTTGAAGTTGGTGAAGTTAGGGAGCTGGAGCAGGAGGCGATTTACACGCTTCTTAAGGTAAACCCTTCCAAGCTACAGGTCAAAACCAAGGCGGGAGCGAGGAGCAATAAGAAGCCTTCCCATCAAAAAAGACGTAAAGGACGGTAA